The genomic DNA CTTCCTGTTCGAATTGCAAACAATGTGCAGCCAAGTGCCCAGGCATCACTTGCAAGACCTGCTCTTCGTTCCACAATTAATTCCGGTGGGCCGTAACTTCTTGGTACACTGAAAGATTCTGGGGGCTTTGATATGTGAAGGATTCGCCAAAGTCAATCACATAGATGTCTCCAGTGGAGAACCGTTGATTAATTTCAATATAACATAGTGGGTAAACAAGGTATTTGGGCACAGTTAATTCTAAAAATTCTCCGGAAATTTTGTAAACCACTGTCGTCATTTCTTCGCCCAAGGCCTGAATTGCTTCACCCTCAGAGAGACCGTTCAGGCCTGACAAGCGGAGGAGAATATTTGCCGGTGTGTAATTCGTTCAAATTCAATGCTCAGCCATGGATGCTTCAAGTGTCGAGCAGGGGGCAGAACTTACCACCATGACAAACCCCATGCTCATGAAGTGTAACCATAGCACGCGCAGCATGCAGCGCGACATTCCGTAGCACCATATCTGGGCCATTAAAAATTGGGGAATATCAGAAACCCGTGGTCCAGCCACAGGGTAAACAAAGCACAAATGGGACCCATTTGGTCCTTGGTCTGGAATATATCAAGCGGCTGACAAAAAGTCTCATTCCTCACCAAACCGACATCTTGAAGGCGATTAACGTCATTTATCTCTGCGCAAGCAGCACCAGAAGAGGTTGCTATGAGAATCTTCACAGCTACACAATGACGCTTCTCCACGACTGGCACAGCCAGAGAGTTGCGAATCCACCATGACCCAGTTTGCGGATAACACGATTTCGGTATTCCCCTTGGAACTGATCCCACAGATGAACTGGGTGGTAGCCCACCAGCCTATACTGGTATATAGGCTCCAGCCCGGTTTGTGTATGGCGCAGCTGTAAGTCTTTCATTTGATTAGTCTTGATGGGGAAAATGATAAAGGGTAAGATGATGGAGATTAAATTTCTTCAGTGACTTCATATTGCTTAGGTTTTATGAGATTAGTGATTTAAAGCGGATGAGACGTCGTATTAGGTGTTTGGTGGTGCCAACATCCAGTACATAGCAAGTGATGCTGCAGTCATGTGACTTGTATATTACACGTCATACCATACATACCGTAATACCACTTATCGATAGCGCCGTCAATCATCTGCCAACTCGGATTGACAACGCTCAACACCCCTCCCTTCGGAGAAGCACAAAACAGCATTACTTCTACTATGTCCTAAATCATCATGGCACTTTTGATAAACATCTTGATcaccctcctcaccctcgCAGCGACGTCCGTCATCCTCCCCACGATCCCCTTGAGCTTCCTGCGCTTGGGCTTGCGCGGAGTGGGATGGTTCATTCGGAAGAGAACCAGATCGCGCAGGGAGTATATTATCTCACGGGTGCGagctgaggaggaagagttTCAAGCTAGAGGGGTTGAGAAGTCGTCACCGTCCACGACTCAGGCGGAAGATGAGGACTGGGAGAAGGTCGATACGTCTAGTGTAGGGACAGCTGGCAATAATCACAACAACGGccaagagaagaagagagatgAATGCTGGAATGGGATTATCGGGTTCTTTCATCCATTCTGGTATGCCTTGCTTGTGTTATGAGATGGGAAGTTGCCCTCTGACATCGTTCAGCAACGCAGGTGGCGGAGGAGAACGTGTTCTCTGGGAAGCTCTGAGAGCGACGCAGAAACGATGGCCCAAGGCGATTTGCGTGGTATACACGGGTGATCACGAAGTTACCAAGACGGCGCTATTGGAGAGGGTCGAAGTATGTTGTTACTCTACCAAACAAATGGTAGGCTAGGGTATTGATCAGATGCAGAACCGGTTCAACATCCAACTGCATGCACCAACAGTGGTCTTGCTCTACCTTACAACGCGCAGATATGTCGTGCCCAGCATGTACCCCTACATGACGCTTTTGGGCCAGTCGCTGGGTTCGTTGGTTACTGCCTACAACGCATTCAACCTTCTCGTTCCGGACATATTCATTGACACCATGGGCTACGCATTCACTCTCGCATTCAGCAAAATGCTCTTCCCATCCGTCCCTACAGGTGCATATGTCCATTACCCCACCATTTCGACCGATATGCTTGGATCATTGGACGACGAGACTGGTCTCAAGGGCGTCAATGCCGGCGCGGGCAAGGGACTGCGGGGCCAGCTCAAGCGGAGGTACTGGCTTGCATTCGCGCGTCTGTACGGCTGGGTCGGAGGCCATGTGGACGTTGTCATGTGTAATTCTTCATGGACAGCAGCACACATCCGCACCATCTGGGGACCATCACGTACCAAGCAAACCCACCGCGACCCAACAGTCATCTTTCCTCCAACAGCCGTCTCGGAACTACTGTCAAGCATCACCGTCAACGCAGATACGGAACCCACCCGCGAACCCATAATCCTCTATATCGCGCAATTTCGCCCTGAAAAGAACCACCCCCTCGTCCTGCGCTCATTCGCTCGCTTCCTCAACAACCTCAAGGACAATAACCCCCACAACATCCAACCCCGCCTTGTCCTAATCGGCTCCGTCCGCCACTCCTCCCCTGACGAAACCCACATCTACAACCTCCGCCTCCTAGCCCACGAGCTCCGCATCCGCGACTCCACCACCTTTCTCTGCGATGCACCCTGGCCCACCATCCTCTCGCACCTGGGTACCGCTTCCATCGGCGTAAACGCTATGTGGAACGAGCACTTTGGCATCTGCGTCGTCGAGTACCAAGCCGCCGGTCTGATCAGCGTGGTACATGACTCCGGTGGTCCTAGGGAGGATATCGTGATCGATCTCGGAGACGGAGCGACGGGATTCCGGGCGACTGCGGAGGATGAGTTTGCGGCGTCGTTTGAGGCCGCGCTTGCACTTCCTAGAGAGGAAAAGGTTGCTATGCGGGAGAGGGCGAGGAGATCGGCGGTTCGGTTTAGTGAGGAGAAGTTTGGGGGGAGATGGATTGGGGCGGTTGGGAAGTTGATCGAGTGTGGTAAGCAGTAGATAGTCTTTACTCAGGCAGGTGTTACTCGAATGAAGCTTTATTTATGCAAGGTCTCAACGGCGCCTAGCTGAAAGTAAATCATGCTTTCATGCAACCGAACTAAAACAGGCTACTACCTGACAACAGGGTATAAATCGAGTATGGAGTCCATCCATACTCAAGGGGTATGTGTATGTAGTGGACATTCATCATGACACGTAAggcaacaaaagaaaataaaaccAAAGTGCAAAGCGACAGGAAACAAAGTCACAGCTGTCAACCATACTCAACGCCAGATATCCTTCTATCATTGGAACcgaatcaatcaatcaacgcgacatcaacatcaacatccagGTAAGGTTATGTCAGTCATAACTCAGTCAGACCAGTCTTAGAACATCTGTCCCTGGTTATACATATTTCCCTGGTTAGGATACCCTCCACTCATCCCAGACACGCTGCTCAGCCCAGactcatcatcctcgtaCCCGAACTCGCCCCCCGAACTCGCGTCAAAGCTGTTCCGGCCCCCGATATCACCGGCGTCCTCTGCCCCAGAAGGGATCTGATCCCACTGCAGTGTCTGCAGGGCGGGGTACTGCGCCAGAAGCGCGGCGGGGAGGACAAAGTTACCCGTGTGCGGGCCGTTCATGTCAGGGACCATGAGGGGCGGGGGGATGGGTTGCAGATGGCCGGTTTGCTGGTGTTGCTGATGGCTCACGAGGACGCGTTCGCGCTCTGAAGATTCTTCGTCGAGTAAGGGTTTGATGCAGAGACGGCCGGCTTCGGAGCGGAAGTGGCGGCCTAGGGCGTCGGCGCGAGCGAAACGGCGGCCGCAGCCCCAGTGGCCGCCTCGGGAGAGGTCGCCGCGACAGACGAATTTCTTTTCGCCGGAGTGGAGGCCTTCGTGTCGTTTGCGATCGTGTTGGCGTGCGAAGGCTTTGCCGCAGACGGTGCAGACAAAGGGTCTTTCGTCGGTATGAGTGCGTAGGTGAGAGCGCAGGTTGTAGGCTCGTGTGAACCGCTTCGGGCACAAGTGGCATTGGAAAGTTGCCGGATGTTTCTGTGTCCGTCCACGGTCGTTGGAAGTGGCTCCAGGCCGTTGCGGATCGGCCAGATCCAGAATGTAGTTGCGTTCAATGGAGGATGTTGACTGCCGGCGACTGGACCGGGCCGGTGATGGCTCCCGGGAACTAGGGTTGCTCAGAGACTGGTTGAAGGTGACAGGGTCAAATGGCGATAAAGATCGACCAGGAGTCGAAGGAGCCAAGCTACTTGCGGCCGATGGAGATCGGGGTCGTGGTGCTGTGCGCGTGTATGGGTCGGAAACACTGCGAATACGGCCTGGAACAAAATTAGCATGACTCATAAGATAGAACGCGATAGAGACTAACGTGCTGGCGGACTCAAAGAGTCAATGTCCGTCGACTTTGAAACTGTAACAGTAGGATCCCTCGAAGGAGGAGCAAACTCGACATTGATCGACGGCGGGGCCATCTGCGATGCTTGACCAATATCTCCCGGCACTTGCAAGTTTGGAAACGCATCTGCGTTGCCATACATATCGGTAGGAGGGTTAGGATATTGTgcattgttgttgttatcGGCTGGGGCAGAGACGTAAGGGATATTAGGTATCATCTCCGGTCCTTGCTGGGGCATCAGTTGCGGAGACAGATACGGACTGTGAGCGGGACTGAAGCCTTGAAGCTGTTGCGGGTGCTGCTGGTCGGACAGCGTGAAAGACTCGATTCCCAGGTTATCGTAGGCGGGGTCGTTCTGGGGCGCCAGCAACGGGGACGGGTTGTTCTCCACGCCGTCAAAAGATTCGTGCTGCGACATGTAAGGCGAAGGCGCAACGGACGAGACATCGGACACCTCAGACGGCGCACGACGATGACCCTGAAACGCCGCGCTGCCCATCATAGACTGCCAGTCCGAATTGGAATGTCCCGTGGTCAGAAACGCAGCGGTGGACGGATCCAAGGATGTATGGCGCGAATGCTGCGGGGTATAATACGGCCCTGCGGAGCTTGGAGGCGACATGGGGCCCGGGGAGTGCTGGTGCGTGGTGTCCTGGGGCGAAGAAATGGGACTGACCAAATCGGCGGGATTGATTGACTGGCTAGACGGTCGGGACTGTTGGTTAAGCTGGGGATCGAGCAGCAAGGACGAGTCATATTCGGGAGCGGTAGTACTACTCGGACTGGCGGGGTTCTGGTAGAGGGAAAAGTCGAAATCTGCTTGGTTGGAATTAAGAAGATTGGAGAAATTCTCCTCTGAAGAGATGGGCATATTGGGCGACGAAGACTGTTCCAACTGATTGAGGAGGCTGGTTTCGAAGGACTGTGGAAGGCCGTGAGGGGCCGCAAGATAACCAGCGGAGTAGTTGTAGGAATTAGTGCCCGACGCGCCGGTGTTTTGGACGTTGGGGTTGGTATTGGGATCGAGatatggatgaggatgaggcgAGGGGCTGCGGCTTTTAACCCGGGGGTCGTCGTGAGAAGTCATGGCGATGCGAAATGCAAGAGAGCAGTAATAGAAACAGCGGTAGCGGGGATCTTTGAAAAGGAACAGGCCGACGCGATCCCAATACACGAAGGGGGGAGAGACGAGGAGACGGAAGGAGGGAATCCCATTCGCAGAGCACAAGTATGTAGGCTGACGGTGACGACGAATATGCTAGTCAGATAGTGAGAACGAAGTCGGAGTGAACCTTGGAATCAGCCTCGTGGCGCAAGTCAGCGGCGCTCCACAGATACGCACACACAAATGCTGTTCAAATGTgcaaaaaatagaaaaaacGCAGATGCCAGACGGAAAGTTACCTGATTGAGCAGTATCTTGGTTTCAGAATGCTGATTTAATATCCTGGAGCAAGTGCAACAGGAGGAAACAGAGTGACAGGAAGAGGTGAGGTTGAAATGAAGTTATCCAAGTGGGAGTTGACACCGATGCACGTGAGTTGCATACAACTACATACTGTTCAGGATCCCATTCTGGAAATTATATGAGAGTACTCTGTAAGGAGACGGGAAATTATTACACTTTGACATTGGACTATTGGGGTTTATCCAGACTCTCCATCCAGTACTCTCCACGATATCCACAGCtctatactccgtactttgtACCATGTCAGACTTTCTCTACAGACTAGATAGTGTCATACCCCTGGACAAGAATCTGACAGATAAAAATATCCGTCTCACGTTTATTTATATCAAACACGAACTTTCCATTTCCGGCCCTGAAATCAGCCTGACGAAACTCTCCCCGGACCACAGCCACACTGCCAGGGACAGGGTTCTGTCACTCTGTATGGCAATCACAGATCTCCAAAAGCACTCACACTCCCCCTAACTTGTCCTTTCTGCTCCACCATGAGATTATCCTCGCAACTTGATCCTAATCCAGCGTTCTC from Aspergillus chevalieri M1 DNA, chromosome 1, nearly complete sequence includes the following:
- the crzA gene encoding putative C2H2 transcription factor Crz1 (COG:K;~EggNog:ENOG410PIQA;~InterPro:IPR036236,IPR013087;~PFAM:PF00096,PF12874,PF13912), translated to MTSHDDPRVKSRSPSPHPHPYLDPNTNPNVQNTGASGTNSYNYSAGYLAAPHGLPQSFETSLLNQLEQSSSPNMPISSEENFSNLLNSNQADFDFSLYQNPASPSSTTAPEYDSSLLLDPQLNQQSRPSSQSINPADLVSPISSPQDTTHQHSPGPMSPPSSAGPYYTPQHSRHTSLDPSTAAFLTTGHSNSDWQSMMGSAAFQGHRRAPSEVSDVSSVAPSPYMSQHESFDGVENNPSPLLAPQNDPAYDNLGIESFTLSDQQHPQQLQGFSPAHSPYLSPQLMPQQGPEMIPNIPYVSAPADNNNNAQYPNPPTDMYGNADAFPNLQVPGDIGQASQMAPPSINVEFAPPSRDPTVTVSKSTDIDSLSPPARRIRSVSDPYTRTAPRPRSPSAASSLAPSTPGRSLSPFDPVTFNQSLSNPSSREPSPARSSRRQSTSSIERNYILDLADPQRPGATSNDRGRTQKHPATFQCHLCPKRFTRAYNLRSHLRTHTDERPFVCTVCGKAFARQHDRKRHEGLHSGEKKFVCRGDLSRGGHWGCGRRFARADALGRHFRSEAGRLCIKPLLDEESSERERVLVSHQQHQQTGHLQPIPPPLMVPDMNGPHTGNFVLPAALLAQYPALQTLQWDQIPSGAEDAGDIGGRNSFDASSGGEFGYEDDESGLSSVSGMSGGYPNQGNMYNQGQMF
- the ALG11 gene encoding alpha-1,2-mannosyltransferase ALG11 (BUSCO:EOG09262UB3;~CAZy:GT4;~COG:M;~EggNog:ENOG410PIAX;~InterPro:IPR001296,IPR038013,IPR031814;~PFAM:PF00534,PF15924,PF13692;~go_function: GO:0004377 - GDP-Man:Man3GlcNAc2-PP-Dol alpha-1,2-mannosyltransferase activity [Evidence IEA]); translated protein: MALLINILITLLTLAATSVILPTIPLSFLRLGLRGVGWFIRKRTRSRREYIISRVRAEEEEFQARGVEKSSPSTTQAEDEDWEKVDTSSVGTAGNNHNNGQEKKRDECWNGIIGFFHPFCNAGGGGERVLWEALRATQKRWPKAICVVYTGDHEVTKTALLERVENRFNIQLHAPTVVLLYLTTRRYVVPSMYPYMTLLGQSLGSLVTAYNAFNLLVPDIFIDTMGYAFTLAFSKMLFPSVPTGAYVHYPTISTDMLGSLDDETGLKGVNAGAGKGLRGQLKRRYWLAFARLYGWVGGHVDVVMCNSSWTAAHIRTIWGPSRTKQTHRDPTVIFPPTAVSELLSSITVNADTEPTREPIILYIAQFRPEKNHPLVLRSFARFLNNLKDNNPHNIQPRLVLIGSVRHSSPDETHIYNLRLLAHELRIRDSTTFLCDAPWPTILSHLGTASIGVNAMWNEHFGICVVEYQAAGLISVVHDSGGPREDIVIDLGDGATGFRATAEDEFAASFEAALALPREEKVAMRERARRSAVRFSEEKFGGRWIGAVGKLIECGKQ